In Populus alba chromosome 1, ASM523922v2, whole genome shotgun sequence, a single window of DNA contains:
- the LOC118040232 gene encoding uncharacterized protein: protein MGGCASVPKDLKDEVGSAPAPEPPMEETTENNETVKVELEAGEKVEEENAEKSDDDKKSLGSLLNENEVKMETTSESKEEEVPCKQNQEQQATEAPAAESEKEQTKNAEEKVTGEKKEDN, encoded by the exons ATGGGAGGCTGTGCTAGTGTACCAAAGGACTTGAAGGACGAGGTTGGCTCCGCCCCAGCACCCGAGCCTCCCATGGAGGAAACCACGGAGAACAATGAAACTGTGAAGGTTGAGCTAGAGGCCGGAGAAAAGGTTGAAGAAGAAAATGCCGAGAAGAGTGACGATGATAAGAAGTCCCTTGGATCATTGCTTAATGAG AATGAAGTAAAGATGGAAACAACAAGCGAAAGCAAGGAAGAGGAGGTTCCATGCAAGCAAAACCAAGAGCAGCAGGCAACTGAGGCTCCTGCGGCTGAATCAGAGAAAGAACAAACCAAGAATGCTGAGGAGAAGGTAAcaggagaaaagaaagaagacaatTAG